The stretch of DNA TAACTGTTTCCGTGTTCTATGAGTTTATTGCACGGTGATACAAACACGTAACATTTTCTCGTTGAATTGCTCTGCCATTGGACAACTTTCTGCATACTAATGGCTAAAAGAAATGTCCGTAAATATATGTATGAATATTGACAAGAACGATACTAGGATGAAAAAGTGTTGTGTCAGGAACTCCACTGATTTAATTCTGTGTCCCTATTTGCTATAATGGATCCCTGAACACATTAACATTACTGTAGCTATAGTTTTCGAAATATTTAGTCAGAATCATTAAGATGGTCCCAAATGTAGATATGAGCAGTTCGGATTTTCACTATACCATAAACTAATTCCAGGAAGATACccaaataaagtgtgtgtgaaaCAACTGTTATCAATAGGATATTGTACGTGCAATATAATCTTAATGTTGTATACGTCTGAGCGGAACTTGTACTTTAAAGATGTTAGGTTTGAATTAATAAGATATAAgaagtataaaaaaatgaaaaaaaaatgtttcaaactTCATACAAAACACTTACTGGAATATACACGGAAGAATATAACTTATGATCTTGGAGTTCTCATGACTAACGATGAGGTGTTTGAGACTCGCATTGGACAAGTGGTAAGGTGATAATCTTATGTACAATTGGTTCCCTCTTTCATGAGTGAGCCTTTCTACCATTACTTGTAACCAAAGTGACATCTGTCATCCTGTTTTCATGGCAGCTGTCGTTAGTTAGATCTACCTCGGATGTATATCTTAGGtcgccttcttcctttctccctccacatCCCAAATTCTATCCCTTTTATCTATCCTTGTGCTCCAAAATCTTTCTTACTCCCCCacacagcttctctctctctctctctctctctctctctctctctctctctctctctctctctctctcttaacctgcTGAATCAGGagagtataacacacacacacacacacacacacacacacacacacacacacacacacacacacaaagggtatACAAATTTGTGAGAGTGTAGGATTAACATTCGAAAGGGAGGGTATAAATGGTATTTctcaaagaaatatatatatatttttttttttcaaaattcatTTTACACCTAATATTTTTCGTAGCACGTGTcaagaacaacagaaaaatcGTCAGTTATAGAACTGGACAGCTTCCGTGTTGAAACAAGATAGGTTCTTCATATTTCCAAGATAGATACACCAATAAGAAGGCAGAAAAGCTGTGAagtaaaaatggtgaaaatcAGAAGCCAATAATTGTGTCGATTTTTTATTGAAGTGTTACTTGCTGAACTGGACGTTATCACCATTGGAAAAGACGGCACCAGACTTAGTCAAGAGAACGATGGACACACCACGAGGAAGAGGCTTGAATTGCCCATCTTTGAAGAGCACACCAGAGGGACCTTCAAGGAGCACTTCACGTTTCTTGCGGGATGGGAGACCCTCATCGTTCAGCTGCACGTTCTTTCCGTCAAACTTGACGACTCCAGAGGGCCCGATTACGGCAATGTTTGCAGCTTGATCATATGTGAACTGCACATTCCCGCCATCTGGCATAACGATGCCAGTAGCGCCGTAAAGACCTGGTTTTGCCAACATGACAGGCACGGGCATGGGTGGCACGATACCAGCATGGTGCAAGGCGGCATCGCGGTTGAACTGAATGTGTGACCCGTCGTGGAAAGTCACTCCAGAGTCCCCGACGACGGCGATGTTTTCAGCCTGTTCGCGGGTGAGCTGCTCCAGCCTCCCATCAGGATGAACAATTCCGGCTGGCCCATATGAGGCGCTGACGCCCGCTGCCATCAGGCACATCGCTACCTGTAGGAATCACATGCACGGAAGGGTGAGAAAGACGCGACACCAGCCGTCAAGAACTGTTtatattgacagtaggaaacaCTGAACACCGAAAAGTGAGCAACCTTACCAAAAGCTTCATGGTTGCTGTCCCGGTCTTCCTCAGCACTCCAAGATAAGGCTACTGGAAGGACTGGCGCAGAAGCGTGTGGAACGTTCTTTTATAATGCCCAATTTCATGATTCTAACCTTTGCTCTTATAACATGTTTCCCTTTCCTGTTGACCATGGAAGAACATGCATTTAAGGGTGTACAGCTCACCCATGGTAAACCGGTTATGACGCCTCTttgccgaaaaaaaaaaagaagagggtgtGGTAGCGGCAGGATTCGCTGAGAATTTGTGACGCACGCAGAAGTGTAATATGGAAGCTGAATTTTTCCACACGTTTTACATAGTGTTCAATCTTCTTACCTTTCTCACTTAATGAGATTGCCACACTATACTttttatttgattgtttatatatttttcgttTCGTTGACATATTTACATCTTGATTTACTTTGCTATCTGACTCTTGACAGCATGATTATTCTAGCAGTATTTCTGTGTAAACAATTTTAAGGTTGTCAGAATTTAGATGAATATGTAAATTACTCAAAGAAGTTCGtaatccgtgtgtgtgtatgtgcgttccTCCATCCCGTGATTACAAGATACAAAGGATATTATACCCTCGTTACTACTCACTTCCTTTATTTAAGCTTAGACACTGAAAGAAATCTAAACAAATATATCATACGACATTGGATATGTAATTAAATATCATTACCGATAATATAATTGTTTGATTACAGCAAGTTTGGAGTGATAGATATTGTACGTCAGTTAAATAGTGGCCTGACcggtgaggagaggtgagtgtgctGAGAAAGTCAACGCCCAAACTGCTGCTAAATATGTAATGTTTAGTGATGAGTGTAAAACGGAGATTACAAAACAGCATCTCAGTATAAGAgtgatttttctcttgtttatgtcGCGCCGCTAGAATGTATTAGCATGCAGTCACTGTATGCAGACGACAATATAACCAGTGACTACACATCTAAGGCTAATTACTAAAAATTAATTGTATGGTGTTAAATTagctttaatatatatatatatatatatatatatatatatatatatatatatatatatatatatatatatatatatatatatatatatatatatatatgggtaatcagcagacgacagtggtgaataacacacacacacacacacacacagaaagaatatAGCAGATTGCTTACACATGCTAGTTTGCCTttgtgcatttctctctctctctctctctctctctctctctctctctctctctctttgtgtatgtgtgtgtgtttgtttgtttgtgagtgtgcgtgtgtgtgtgtgtgtgtgtgtgtgtgtgtgtgtgtgtgtgtgtgtgtgtgtgtgtgtgtgtgtgtgttaatgtgtgttgtTCAGGGAGCAGAATGCAGGAATATAGTAACACTTCAATTATTTGTGAAAACTTATCATATTTCCCAGTGTATTTACATTTGCGTATTACTTAACAAAGCAGATCACGAGAATCTGTGCGCCAGTTGACCACTGAAAGCAGGGTAAACAAGTTTTTATTGTTCAGTATCATAAGTTGAAATTTCTTCATTAATCGTCAGAGTTTGCGTCTCTATATATATCTTCTAAACTCCTAAGGGATAAGGACACTGGATCTACGTAGCCTTCAGCCACAGATCCacgtttcctgttttctttcatatcctgACTTCCACATAACGTTTGTACACATGTCACTTTCGATAATAGTAAATCTACTCAGTTCCCTATAACATACACATTATTATACAAATAATTATCTTTCTacgtatatatgaaaaaaaaaagcgcgaTGTTACTGAAGTTTTATTTGTTAAATATTACTGCTTCCGATGTATGAGCATCGCGTAAGCGGTAGTGCTGAACTGATAAACACATTTTATGCTATACACATAGAAATTAAATGCACAAGTTGACGTTAGATAAAGGATCAACATTAAGTGAAAAAGATTTGTTTAAACATATCTTCCTATCAAATAggctacatctctctctctctctctctctctctctctctctctctctctctctctctctcatatataattTCTCGTCTATTTCTGTTTTACACTGCTCACGCTCACATGACGTCTCGTCGCCGGATTGTCTTGGATGAACTGCACCAATCTTGTGGACAATCTTTAAGGTCAACAAGGAATCAAGGAGCAAGAGACAGGAGTTCAACTTAACTTTATAAGAGCAAAGGTGAACGCCGTGTAGCGGGGCAGTATATAAGGGCATCCGCCAAACTTCTGCTTCAGTCGTCCCAGTAGCCGCATCTTGGAGTGCTGAGGAAGACCAGAACTGCAGCCATGAAGCTTTTGGTATGATTCCTCGCTTGCTGGTGTTCAGTGCTTTTTCATTGTCAATGTGAACACTTTACTGCTTCTGTCGCGTCTTTCTCACCCTCCCGTGTGATTTCTACAGGTAGCGTTGTGCGTGATGGCGGTGGGTGTAAGCGCCCAGTACGGAGAATCTGGTGTCGTCTATCCTGACGGGACGCTGAAGCAATTCACCCGAGAGGAGGCTGACAACATCCATGCGATCGGGGAGTCTGGAGTGATCTTTAAGGACGGAAAACACCTGCAGTTTAACATGGATTTTGCTACCCTGCACAACAACCTCCCTGCTCCAGAAAGGCCCGAGCAGGTGACCTTCGGCCCCTATGGCTACCATGGCATCATTAAGCCCGACGGTAACAACGTGCAGTTCACCCATGACCAGCACATGAACGTTGTCCTGGTCGGCCCCTCAGGTGCCATTACAGCTGACGGCAAGAACCTGCAGTTCGGTCAGGAaggcctccctctcccactccgcAGGAAGCGTGAAATTAGTCTCCAGGGACCCTCCGGTGTGCAGTTTGATGACGGCCAGCTGAGACACCTTCCCGTTGGCGTGACTGTCGTCCTTGTTGGTCCCTCTGGCGCCACTCTCTCCAATGGTAACCACGTCCAGTTCCGTAAGAAGCGCGCAGCACCCTCTACGGCAGTGATTGATGAGAGTGGCATCATCACCCCAAGTGGACGGCCTATTCACCTTCCCCTTGGAACATATGTTGTTAATCATGGGCCTTCTGGAATTTTGCTCAACACCGGAGAGTCTATTCAGTTTGACTTGTAGTTCCATGACAAcaataatgtaaagaaaggcGTTTGCAATATGACCTCAACTTTGTTTCCGAAGGAGACTTATTTTAGTACAACGATACAAGGAATTCTGGCTTTGTATGCTGATGCACTATCAGAATCATCATGAGATCTGATCTTTAAATATATTTCATATTATGATTGAATATTGACTATGTTATCCTTATTTCCAACTTTATAAATTcttcacttattattttttttttagttaataaCATGaccaagaaggagaagagaccaTTCATTGTCTCTTGCTTCTCAAATTAGGCTGAAGCAGGTTAAGTGTCCAGCAACCTTTTCCTGTTATATAAGTAAATCATCAAAATTGGTTCTTCACTTTGTAATCTTTAGAGTTCATTTacgcatgcgtgtgtgtgtgtgtgtgtgtgtgtgtgtgtgtgtgtgtgtgtgtgtgtgtggcgcgcgCTCTTGTGTCTGAAGAACTTTTCTAATAtttagaaagttttttttaccttgatgaCAAATAAGAATCATGTAGAAGCCCAAATACCAAAACCTTCACTGACCTTATTCACAGGAACCACTATGCCATTATATAAAAACGTCAATTACTTAAGTACCCAAATTTATAGGTAGAACACAGCTTTTGAATAAAATCTGAAGACGATTCGAGAACTATTCATATATCTCTGAATCATTTCTTTGGTTTAATGAACAATGATGTTGAAGTATTTTGCCGTGAACTGagactaaataaaacaaatacaaattcactgaacttgaaggaaaagaaaaaaaaaatatatatatatactaaatttGATAGAGAAGGATGCATTAATTATTTcggaaaaagaatatattgttATTATGCTGGACTTGCGATGGTCGGACACAGGCCTTGAGTGCGACAGTCGTGGATCGAAAACAGGATGAGGACAAAATATACGAGATGAAGATGTTCACTTGTGACATCAGGAATAGAATGGCTGCAAGTTGAGTGGATGCTATATGAATCAATAAAATTAACCTTGATGATCATTGAATCATCATAAAATTTTCACAACGATCAGAAActtaaggaaaacaaatacacgcaaacaaaattaaaaatctTCACGTCATGAACAGCTGCATCCTCTCTTACAAGGACAGGATTCACCGAACACCTAAACAACCAGCTTACCGCCTCCCTGTAAACATCCACGTCTTTCCAGCTAGAGTTCTCTTTTGGTGTATGATCATTACTACTATAGTAATGATTATAGAACTTGAAAGAATCCGCAAAGATTTATCAAATTACTAAAGAATTAAGCATTAAACAAAAAGTAGAATCACCATCAATCACCAGGTCTTCTAGGTTAGTAGGATTATTAGGGTATGTTCaaacttcatttcttttccttcgcacAAGTTTGCGTAGAgctgtctctgtttttttctttccctccatttctttataAACTGTTGTATTTTTGCAATAATTTTAATAACTTTTGTTGCACATCACAGTTGAGATAAAAATCAAGGCTTGTTTTCTGTGTAAAAGTCTCCCACCATTCTAAACGTGGCATACTGCGAGGAGTGCGATCTTGCAGGTAACTGCACCTGACCTGACGTCTTCCAGACGCCGCACGTCAACATACTACTACTTTCAACTTCCGTGCTGCTCACAATTGGTTCCTTCTTTTGTAATTTTATAGATCTTTGAGGATTCTTTCGAGATCTATAACCtaagcttctcttttttttggtttcttaaTACATagttttacttttgtttaatgccgatttttttttaataatctgATAATCTTTGAGGATTAGTTTAAGTTCTATAATCTaagcttctcttattttgtttcttagtACAATGGCTtgctttttgtttaatgttgaATTTAAAATTGAAGAATTTTTTATTGGTTGGAGAATCAATAATTCTCTGGTTGAGTTATAAGCAGCTGCTTCGAGTGCAGAAACGAGCTGCCTTCAGTACACAAATTATGCGTTTGCAGTTTTATCTAATTCTATATGGCGGCCACTTGGGCTGTGGCCAGTTGTCTTGCGGCCCGTTTCCCGTGGCCAGATGTCCCATCTccataggatatatatatatatatatatatatatatatatatatatatatatatatatatatatatatatatatatatatatatatatatatatatatatatatatatatatatatatatatgtgtgtgtgtgtgtgtgcgtgtgtgtgtgtgtgtgtgtgtgtgtgtgtgtgtgtgtgtgattcacctcggtcgtctgctggtcacccagccagtcttccccatcacggagcgaggtcagagctcatagaccgatcttcgggtaggagtgagaccacaacacactccacacaccgggaaagcgaggccacaacccctcaagttacatcccgtacctatttactgctaggtgaacaggggccacacatgtGTGTTTAACTGTGTATGTGCGCTAATTGGGGGGGGGGTAATAAGTTCTCTATTTCTTTGGAGTCttgagtttttcttttgtttaataataattttataatCATATAATTTGCTTTATCTTGAAGGGTCCAGCCGTTTTACTGCCATACTATCGGGAATCATGAAGAAAGTAGATGCAGTCATCGGTTGACAGTGAGTCGTGATGCCACAGGAAATAGACAAGCGAACTGCTTTTTGTTTACTGTTATATTCTTGATGGATTTTGTCCTCGTGTGTGTGACATATTTTGAAAAATGAACAAAGGTCTCTAGAGAAAccaacttaagaaaaaaaggaaatcgaATTTATAatgttaaataataattataataaaagaatGTTTCGAAAATCtggtaagaaaattaataaaaactacTAGTTAGTTATAGTAAAACCATTATTTCAAAACTTATCTATGAGATGAATTAGCACCGATATGAAGAGAGTAAAATGGAAAATAGTAAGTCATCGTACAAGCTTGAATATTGATTTAGCTTTTCACATTTACCATTCTTACTTGCTCTTTGAGAGTTTCTAATATCAACGATGTTATTAAAACTCTTAGCTTTGTCAGACCTGAATCCCTTACAAGTGATCTTATATCCATTATTTTGAATGGTGTTAGTTCTGCGAATAACATACCAGCTCATGTAACGTTATCAAATTATTATTTTGAGCACACGAACTGAACAAAATATTCAAGGTGAAGTCTGACAAGTTCATTAATTAAGCAAAGTGAAAATCATTATCACTTACTTGAACTCAAAAGTCCTCCTAATAAACCCAGCTAATTCATTCACTGTCCCAACAACTTCTGAACGATGTTTTACTTGAGATGAAATTTGAGGTAACTCTCGTTCCTAACTGACATTCCTCGTTCATTAAATAATTTACACTGTCATTATTACTTCCTATATTCAACGCTTTGTATTTATTAGATTGGAATGTCTTCTCGTCAGTTgttgtatttacttttattcattatatCATTACTATCAGCAAATCAAAATATCCTAGAGGTGAGGCTCTCATCGAAGTCATCAATGTAGATAATATAAACGAACAGGGTGGATTACGTACCAGTGTGGTGCTCTGCCCAAAACATCTCGCTACGTTAAAGATTTACCATTGACAAAGGCGAGTCACCTTCAGAGAGCTGGTCTTCCAGTCATTGGAGAACAGTGTAACTTTACTTTACTTAATAGGCGTTTATGAGAAACACTGTCAAATGTTCACTGAAAGTCGATGATTATAAACTACGTGTACTGCTTATGTTTcctagaaaataataaacagaaaaaaaaatgaaaagtcgAGTATATTAGGTAAACAGAGAAGTCTAAATACAAAACCGTGATGGGTGTCCTTGACTACATTATCTACTTATAAGAAATATATGGCAACGTAACGATAGTTAGTTTGAATTAATTTATCTTagaaaaagcaagagaaggaggtagtagaggagaagaaagaggaggaacaagaagagaaatagctgtaggagcgagaggagaaagaggaggaggaagagacg from Portunus trituberculatus isolate SZX2019 chromosome 20, ASM1759143v1, whole genome shotgun sequence encodes:
- the LOC123506572 gene encoding cuticle protein CP1243-like, with product MKLLVAMCLMAAGVSASYGPAGIVHPDGRLEQLTREQAENIAVVGDSGVTFHDGSHIQFNRDAALHHAGIVPPMPVPVMLAKPGLYGATGIVMPDGGNVQFTYDQAANIAVIGPSGVVKFDGKNVQLNDEGLPSRKKREVLLEGPSGVLFKDGQFKPLPRGVSIVLLTKSGAVFSNGDNVQFSK